From the genome of Mycobacteriales bacterium, one region includes:
- a CDS encoding APH(3') family aminoglycoside O-phosphotransferase — protein MGVPPSLCRRFGRRDWHAIGHGMSGAEVWRFGGEPGFYLKIVSRADPIAVRELADEADRAGWLRAQGFPAADVIEFDGVADRCWLLTRTLAGRPVSAHWAETERDRAIDAFADVARALHGLPVGSCPFDRSLAVTLPLARSAVESDAVDLQRLDPERQGRTGHQMLASLDAAIPDQKEDLVVCHGDLCLPNVLLDPVDMTVTGLVDVGRLGSADRYLDLALATRSIASESLNPQFGDRHVRRFLSRYGEIEPDPARIDFYRLLDEFF, from the coding sequence GTGGGAGTGCCGCCGTCGCTGTGTCGCCGCTTCGGGCGCCGCGACTGGCACGCAATCGGCCACGGGATGTCGGGCGCGGAGGTCTGGCGGTTCGGCGGTGAACCGGGCTTCTACCTGAAGATCGTCTCCCGCGCCGATCCGATCGCCGTCCGCGAGCTCGCCGACGAGGCCGACCGCGCCGGCTGGCTCCGTGCGCAGGGATTCCCCGCTGCCGACGTGATCGAGTTCGACGGCGTCGCCGACCGGTGTTGGCTCCTCACCAGGACGTTGGCCGGTCGTCCGGTATCGGCGCACTGGGCCGAAACCGAACGGGATCGGGCGATCGACGCCTTCGCCGATGTTGCTCGCGCCTTGCACGGGCTGCCGGTCGGGTCGTGCCCGTTCGACCGCAGCCTGGCCGTGACACTCCCCCTTGCCCGCTCGGCGGTCGAAAGCGACGCGGTCGACCTCCAGAGGCTGGATCCCGAGCGTCAGGGCCGGACCGGCCACCAGATGCTCGCATCTCTCGACGCCGCGATCCCGGATCAGAAGGAGGATCTGGTCGTCTGCCACGGCGACCTGTGCCTGCCCAACGTCCTGCTCGACCCCGTCGACATGACGGTCACCGGGCTGGTCGACGTGGGTCGTCTGGGTTCAGCCGACCGGTATCTGGACCTTGCCCTCGCCACCCGAAGCATCGCCTCGGAAAGTCTGAACCCGCAGTTCGGCGACCGCCATGTGCGGCGTTTTCTCAGTCGTTACGGCGAAATCGAACCGGATCCGGCACGTATCGACTTCTACCGTCTGCTCGACGAGTTCTTCTAG
- a CDS encoding methyltransferase domain-containing protein, with the protein MTEPSEAGIRRWGAIPRSAHEQFGPEGDFCRQHLLNPVLWRMLGDVSGRRVLDAGSGQGYLCRLLAARGAKVVGLEPGRSLLDYAMDLEVADPLGIEYVEADLSAPPALGTFDVVVANVVLSAIPDWRAAMRACVSALDVGGVFVFSINHPCFEQLWTTWREHGVYRTDRYLQEYEIPATYAADFHRPLSAYLNELAGLGCRIREIAEPGLDPAVADEAAPGVEAYIELPNFLVVCAERAELPGE; encoded by the coding sequence GTGACCGAGCCGAGCGAGGCAGGCATCCGGCGCTGGGGGGCGATCCCGCGATCGGCGCACGAACAGTTCGGGCCGGAGGGCGACTTCTGCCGGCAGCATCTGCTCAACCCCGTGCTGTGGCGCATGCTCGGCGACGTATCGGGGCGTCGGGTGCTCGACGCGGGCAGCGGCCAGGGATACCTGTGCCGGCTGCTGGCCGCCAGGGGAGCGAAGGTCGTCGGTCTCGAACCGGGCCGGTCACTCCTGGACTACGCCATGGATCTCGAGGTCGCGGATCCGCTGGGCATCGAGTACGTCGAGGCGGACCTCTCCGCGCCGCCAGCTCTCGGGACGTTCGACGTGGTCGTGGCCAACGTCGTGCTGTCGGCGATTCCGGACTGGCGGGCGGCCATGCGCGCCTGTGTCTCGGCGCTCGACGTGGGCGGGGTCTTCGTGTTCTCGATCAACCACCCGTGCTTCGAGCAGCTCTGGACCACCTGGCGCGAGCACGGCGTCTACCGCACCGATCGATATCTGCAGGAGTACGAGATTCCCGCGACCTACGCGGCCGACTTCCACCGGCCGCTGTCGGCCTACCTCAACGAACTCGCCGGGCTCGGATGCCGGATCCGGGAGATTGCCGAGCCCGGCCTCGACCCCGCCGTCGCGGACGAGGCCGCACCTGGAGTCGAGGCATACATCGAGCTACCGAACTTCCTCGTCGTCTGCGCCGAGCGGGCCGAACTCCCGGGTGAGTGA